In Candidatus Methylomirabilota bacterium, one DNA window encodes the following:
- a CDS encoding ABC transporter substrate-binding protein, with protein sequence MAAPRVSRRAFLRGATVSSVGVTAFPTLLRAQPRTIKVGMVSPVSGPMAEVGQDSKLGAQMAAEAINAAGGIKSMGGARLELLHADSETKPDVARSEAERLINAGAQLLTGGFHSAHVASIAALAQQRRVPYVIDITAADAPTANIAKSVREGQQKLQYVYRIFPGSVIFGRNAVRYMTEIFREAGVSPKRVVVLYSNDLFGKTQTESFQVAHKAASPGFDIVDVIPYPENAVDLATEVSRARATKPDIIAPVTRPATAILLLDELAKQRVDVMGIISPGAPGLYETRQIQQLKERIEYVMDCTVYANYRLPATQRIAPEYLKRSGGRNFDASAAYSYEGVLVIADVLERAATTDPDAVVAAIKKTSFGGGVTVSTGPVVFNETGDNPNASTAMLQILGQKPKVVWPKDAAEQRFVFPRPKA encoded by the coding sequence ATGGCCGCACCGCGGGTGAGCCGGCGCGCATTTCTTCGCGGGGCCACGGTGTCCTCCGTCGGCGTCACCGCTTTCCCGACTCTGCTCCGCGCCCAGCCGCGGACGATCAAGGTCGGCATGGTCAGCCCGGTCTCGGGCCCCATGGCCGAGGTGGGGCAGGACTCCAAGCTCGGCGCGCAGATGGCCGCGGAGGCCATCAATGCCGCGGGCGGGATCAAGTCGATGGGAGGCGCCCGTCTCGAGCTGCTGCACGCGGACAGCGAGACCAAGCCCGATGTCGCCCGCTCGGAAGCGGAGCGGCTCATCAACGCCGGCGCCCAGCTCTTGACGGGCGGGTTTCACTCCGCGCACGTCGCCTCGATCGCCGCCCTGGCGCAGCAACGGCGGGTGCCCTACGTGATCGACATCACGGCCGCCGACGCGCCCACCGCCAATATCGCCAAGTCCGTGCGGGAGGGCCAGCAGAAGCTGCAGTACGTGTACCGCATCTTCCCGGGCAGCGTCATCTTCGGGCGCAATGCCGTCCGCTACATGACGGAGATCTTCCGCGAGGCGGGCGTCAGCCCCAAGCGCGTGGTGGTCCTGTACTCCAATGACCTCTTCGGCAAGACGCAGACGGAGAGCTTCCAGGTGGCGCACAAGGCCGCCAGCCCGGGGTTCGACATCGTCGACGTGATCCCGTACCCGGAAAACGCCGTCGACCTCGCCACGGAGGTCTCGCGAGCCCGGGCGACCAAGCCCGACATCATCGCGCCGGTGACGCGTCCGGCCACGGCCATCCTGCTGCTCGATGAGCTCGCCAAGCAGAGGGTGGACGTGATGGGCATCATCAGCCCGGGCGCGCCCGGCTTGTACGAGACGAGGCAGATCCAGCAGCTCAAGGAGCGGATCGAGTACGTCATGGACTGCACGGTGTACGCGAACTACCGGCTCCCCGCCACCCAGCGGATCGCCCCCGAGTACCTGAAACGGTCCGGGGGGCGGAACTTCGACGCCAGCGCCGCCTATTCGTACGAGGGCGTGCTCGTGATCGCGGATGTTCTCGAGCGCGCGGCCACCACCGATCCCGACGCCGTGGTGGCCGCCATCAAGAAGACCAGCTTCGGCGGCGGGGTGACCGTGTCGACGGGGCCCGTGGTCTTCAACGAGACGGGCGACAACCCGAATGCCAGCACGGCCATGCTCCAGATCCTGGGCCAGAAGCCCAAGGTGGTCTGGCCCAAAGACGCAGCGGAGCAACGTTTCGTCTTCCCGCGCCCCAAAGCGTAG
- a CDS encoding VOC family protein: MSKEDTSAASGQAQAPRGINHLVLNVRNLEASHRFWTEIIGFRCVAELKPIPGRKRPKMRFYSGLDAQGHVTHHDLALAEVQEPEANGGDREKWDLMPGRTGINHVAIAWPDRESWLKQVAFLQSKGVPFHRRTNHGMTHSVYISDPDGHGIEVLYELPREVWEKDIDAAQNYSEQLPTEGAESLVDRTDNPVFGEAAPSAASRA; this comes from the coding sequence ATGTCCAAGGAAGACACGTCAGCAGCCTCAGGGCAGGCCCAAGCGCCGCGCGGCATCAATCACCTCGTCCTCAACGTGCGGAACCTGGAAGCCTCGCATCGGTTCTGGACCGAGATCATCGGCTTCCGGTGCGTGGCCGAGCTCAAGCCCATCCCGGGACGCAAGCGGCCGAAGATGCGCTTCTACAGCGGCCTCGACGCGCAAGGGCACGTGACGCATCACGACCTCGCCCTGGCCGAAGTCCAGGAGCCCGAGGCCAACGGCGGGGACCGCGAGAAGTGGGACCTCATGCCCGGCCGGACCGGGATCAACCACGTGGCCATTGCCTGGCCGGACCGCGAGTCCTGGCTCAAGCAGGTCGCGTTCCTCCAGAGCAAGGGAGTGCCGTTTCACCGGCGCACCAACCACGGCATGACCCACAGCGTGTACATCTCCGATCCGGACGGGCACGGCATCGAAGTGCTGTACGAGCTGCCGCGCGAAGTGTGGGAGAAGGACATCGACGCCGCCCAGAACTACTCGGAGCAGCTTCCCACGGAGGGAGCCGAGTCGCTCGTGGACCGGACGGACAATCCCGTCTTCGGCGAGGCAGCCCCGTCAGCGGCCAGCCGGGCCTGA
- a CDS encoding NIPSNAP family protein — MIHELRTYTLMPGKQGEYLKLNEQVGRKVRGDKYGKLEGSWTSEFGLLNQFVHLWNYPSLDERDRLRGELAKNEEWTKSYVPQIRPMIQAQENKILSVQLPFKPPVEPGHLYELRWYRAHVGKAGEWLGHFKAIMPVREKYSTNVGVWQTEAGQLNEVVHMWAYRDLNHRASVRGQVMQDPEWQTFLGKSAPLLIEMRSVILNPAPASPMK, encoded by the coding sequence ATGATCCACGAGTTGCGCACCTACACGCTGATGCCCGGTAAGCAGGGTGAGTACCTGAAGCTGAACGAACAGGTCGGTCGGAAGGTCCGGGGCGACAAGTACGGGAAGCTCGAGGGCTCGTGGACGAGCGAGTTCGGTCTCCTCAACCAGTTCGTCCATCTCTGGAACTATCCGAGCCTCGACGAGCGGGACCGGCTGCGGGGTGAGCTGGCCAAGAACGAGGAGTGGACCAAGAGCTATGTCCCGCAGATCCGCCCGATGATTCAGGCCCAGGAGAACAAGATCCTGTCCGTGCAGCTTCCCTTCAAGCCGCCCGTGGAGCCCGGCCATCTCTACGAGCTCCGCTGGTATCGCGCGCACGTCGGGAAGGCGGGGGAGTGGCTGGGCCACTTCAAGGCCATCATGCCGGTACGGGAGAAATACTCCACGAACGTGGGCGTCTGGCAGACGGAAGCGGGGCAGCTCAACGAGGTCGTGCACATGTGGGCGTATCGCGACCTGAACCATCGGGCCTCCGTGCGCGGGCAGGTGATGCAGGATCCCGAGTGGCAGACCTTCCTCGGCAAGTCTGCGCCGCTCCTCATCGAGATGCGCTCGGTCATCCTGAACCCGGCCCCCGCATCACCCATGAAGTGA
- a CDS encoding dienelactone hydrolase family protein has product MCVDDDSYPPIHPIAGGSAGSRDFRLASADGTRFMAHAARASAPTGAGMVVIPDVRGLHPYYKELADRFAEVGIDSVAIDFFARTAPSDDRSESFDFMAQVPLTKPETLQADIAAAAAYLRGTEGGGVRSLFSVGFCFGGALSYLQAASGLGYAGVIGFYGWPLGLKRWPDRPKPIDAVSRYTCPVLSLFGGADEGIPQSDVDQFDAACRKAGVKHDLTVYPGAPHSFFDRKYAEFAEASADAWRRSQEFVRQYTKG; this is encoded by the coding sequence ATGTGCGTCGATGATGACTCCTATCCTCCAATTCACCCGATCGCCGGCGGCTCGGCCGGCTCCCGCGATTTTCGCCTCGCCTCTGCCGACGGCACGCGCTTCATGGCCCACGCGGCTCGCGCGAGCGCGCCCACGGGCGCCGGGATGGTCGTCATCCCGGACGTGCGCGGACTCCACCCGTACTACAAGGAGCTCGCCGACCGCTTTGCCGAGGTGGGAATAGACTCGGTGGCCATCGATTTCTTCGCCCGCACTGCGCCCTCCGACGATCGCAGCGAGAGCTTCGACTTCATGGCCCAGGTCCCTCTCACCAAGCCCGAGACCCTGCAGGCGGACATCGCGGCCGCGGCCGCGTACTTGCGCGGCACGGAAGGCGGTGGGGTGCGGTCGCTCTTCTCCGTGGGCTTCTGCTTCGGCGGGGCGCTCTCCTATCTCCAGGCGGCCAGCGGGCTCGGGTATGCCGGGGTGATCGGGTTCTACGGCTGGCCCCTCGGATTGAAGCGGTGGCCCGACCGGCCGAAGCCCATCGATGCGGTGAGCCGCTATACCTGCCCGGTGCTGTCGCTCTTCGGCGGGGCGGACGAAGGCATTCCGCAGAGCGACGTCGATCAGTTCGACGCGGCCTGCCGCAAGGCGGGGGTCAAGCACGATCTCACGGTCTATCCCGGCGCGCCCCACAGCTTCTTCGACCGCAAGTACGCGGAGTTCGCGGAGGCTTCGGCCGATGCGTGGCGACGCAGCCAGGAGTTCGTACGGCAGTACACCAAAGGGTGA
- a CDS encoding trypsin-like peptidase domain-containing protein — translation MFKRCLHWMCIVGGVAATLLGCASHGNTPPASESTSSATLARQRQEADTFKAQARQGLIDFLREKPRPPKCEVGYLSGQQLTVLATSEWVERAGLRRGDRIISAEEIPVASLDGRPLPPSAAGPVVPHKVVVARGGRQITLTLPCVVNPEVWLSARRIQEAAAAGDWDRCQAAALDYIHSVGFFEALALEFRGRCGFYRTLLRGERFNLDMARDLYEWQVFRLREKSYEPGGLDEIKESVLAGVAVLRREGYREHAENLEDQLRGAPARVVAELANPQPGPVAAQPIPFGQPTPFAPPAPAAPPAPVAQPRPVTPPPPVTPPTPTAPRPVPSSPPTPVATQPPPPPRPAPAPQLVPTAASSQGTAFFVRPDGVLLTALHIVEGARSIVVRCPGREPTSATISNSARGQDLAVLKTSLAAPAYLNVREARSVEPGDPIFTVGFPAEGAANAASKLADGSVSAVSGPDAETAFLRMTVPVQPGHSGGPVVTGDGSVVGVVSSITAIIPLLREPSILPQNVSWAVKADFGRPLYAQPPAMPSPKSRTEAIDRVTQAACQVVATR, via the coding sequence GTGTTCAAGCGCTGCCTGCATTGGATGTGCATTGTCGGCGGGGTCGCCGCCACCCTCCTGGGGTGCGCCTCCCACGGCAACACTCCTCCCGCATCTGAATCGACGTCGTCCGCGACCCTGGCCCGGCAACGCCAGGAAGCGGACACGTTCAAGGCGCAGGCGCGCCAGGGCCTCATCGATTTTCTGCGAGAGAAGCCGCGGCCTCCCAAGTGTGAAGTCGGGTACCTGAGCGGCCAGCAGCTCACGGTCCTCGCCACCTCGGAGTGGGTTGAGCGGGCGGGGCTTCGCCGCGGCGACCGGATCATCAGCGCGGAGGAGATTCCCGTCGCGAGTCTGGACGGTCGACCTCTTCCCCCCTCCGCCGCCGGCCCAGTGGTGCCGCACAAGGTGGTGGTGGCGCGAGGCGGTCGACAGATCACCCTGACCCTGCCCTGCGTGGTCAATCCCGAGGTGTGGCTCTCCGCTCGACGCATTCAAGAAGCAGCCGCGGCGGGGGACTGGGACAGGTGTCAAGCGGCCGCCCTCGACTACATCCACTCCGTGGGTTTCTTCGAGGCCCTCGCCCTGGAGTTCCGTGGCCGGTGCGGGTTTTACCGGACCTTGCTGCGAGGCGAGCGATTCAACCTCGACATGGCGAGAGATCTCTACGAATGGCAGGTGTTTCGCCTTCGAGAGAAGAGCTATGAGCCGGGCGGGCTCGACGAGATCAAGGAATCGGTCCTCGCGGGCGTCGCCGTCCTCCGCCGCGAGGGCTACCGGGAGCATGCGGAGAATCTCGAGGACCAGCTCCGAGGTGCCCCCGCCCGCGTCGTAGCCGAGCTCGCCAACCCCCAGCCCGGACCTGTGGCCGCTCAGCCGATACCATTCGGCCAGCCCACGCCTTTCGCTCCGCCGGCGCCCGCTGCTCCGCCGGCGCCCGTGGCTCAGCCGAGACCGGTCACCCCGCCACCGCCCGTGACTCCGCCGACGCCGACCGCGCCCCGGCCGGTTCCGTCCTCGCCGCCGACACCGGTGGCCACTCAGCCGCCACCTCCCCCTCGTCCCGCGCCTGCGCCTCAGCTGGTGCCCACGGCGGCCTCCAGCCAGGGCACCGCATTCTTCGTGCGACCGGACGGCGTGCTTCTCACCGCCTTGCACATCGTGGAAGGCGCGCGCTCCATCGTCGTGAGGTGTCCCGGCCGCGAGCCGACGTCGGCCACGATCAGCAATAGTGCGCGCGGCCAGGATCTCGCCGTCCTCAAGACCTCTCTGGCCGCTCCCGCGTACCTCAATGTGCGGGAGGCGCGGTCGGTGGAGCCGGGCGATCCCATCTTCACGGTGGGCTTCCCCGCCGAGGGGGCGGCCAATGCCGCCTCGAAGCTCGCGGATGGATCCGTGAGCGCCGTGTCCGGACCCGATGCGGAGACGGCCTTCCTCCGGATGACCGTGCCGGTCCAGCCTGGCCATTCGGGTGGACCTGTGGTCACCGGCGATGGATCGGTGGTCGGGGTGGTCAGCTCGATCACCGCCATCATTCCGCTACTCAGAGAGCCGAGTATCCTGCCTCAGAACGTCAGCTGGGCGGTCAAGGCGGACTTCGGCAGACCGCTTTACGCCCAGCCGCCCGCCATGCCCTCTCCCAAGAGCAGGACAGAGGCGATCGACCGCGTGACTCAAGCAGCCTGTCAGGTGGTGGCCACCAGGTAG
- a CDS encoding GlsB/YeaQ/YmgE family stress response membrane protein has translation MSVLMWIVFGLIVGIVAKFLMPGRDPRGFIFTVVLGIVGALIGGFLGRTMGLYGEGDSVGFVMAVIGAMVLLALYRFIGGRPHRV, from the coding sequence ATGAGCGTGCTGATGTGGATCGTATTCGGGTTGATCGTGGGAATCGTGGCCAAGTTCCTGATGCCGGGCAGAGATCCTCGGGGCTTCATTTTCACCGTCGTTCTGGGGATCGTCGGGGCCCTGATCGGCGGATTTCTCGGGCGCACCATGGGGCTCTATGGAGAAGGCGACTCCGTGGGCTTCGTCATGGCGGTCATCGGGGCGATGGTTCTGCTCGCCCTCTATCGATTCATCGGCGGAAGGCCCCATCGGGTCTGA
- a CDS encoding hemerythrin domain-containing protein, whose protein sequence is MRTQKMTRQSTRQSARRTAEKDAIALLKEDHEKVRELLGELEKTTTKATSRRETLLKSIEQELKIHTKIEEEIFYPAFRDAAEKQDDKKLYYEALEEHHVVDMVLPEIKKLDAGSDEFAAKAKVLKDLVEHHAEEEETEMFPRARKLMDREELVQLGQRLAQAKESMNGNILTRLTEMVRT, encoded by the coding sequence ATGCGGACCCAGAAGATGACCCGTCAGAGCACACGACAGAGCGCACGACGCACCGCGGAGAAGGACGCGATCGCCTTGCTCAAGGAGGATCACGAGAAGGTCCGCGAGCTGCTCGGCGAGCTCGAAAAGACCACCACCAAGGCCACCAGTCGGCGGGAGACCCTGCTCAAGTCGATCGAACAGGAGCTCAAGATCCACACCAAGATCGAAGAGGAGATCTTCTATCCCGCCTTCCGCGACGCGGCCGAGAAGCAGGACGACAAGAAGCTGTACTACGAGGCCCTCGAGGAGCACCACGTCGTCGACATGGTGCTGCCGGAGATCAAGAAGCTCGACGCCGGGTCCGACGAGTTCGCCGCCAAGGCCAAGGTCTTGAAGGACCTCGTCGAGCACCACGCCGAGGAGGAGGAGACGGAGATGTTCCCGCGGGCGCGCAAGCTCATGGACCGCGAGGAGCTCGTCCAGCTGGGTCAACGGCTCGCCCAGGCCAAGGAGTCGATGAACGGAAACATCCTGACCAGGCTGACCGAGATGGTGCGGACCTAG
- a CDS encoding 2Fe-2S iron-sulfur cluster binding domain-containing protein encodes MTIVVSARNGAREFECDPGEKILHAGLRSGLELPYECATGTCGTCKAWLVSGRAESEWPDAPGRRYLKSEGELLMCQCVAQGDCALDVGIPLKERETGTPAPRALGGTVRRLRRLTHDVAAFDIDLEGALDFEAGQFALLTVPGITGARAYSMVNFDPLAERLSFVVKKKPGGAVSEWLFRDGVEGTRLGLFAPLGHATFHPALRKHVLCIAGGSGIAGMMSILSLACQGGHFGDWDGHVFFGVRTARDGFFLDELEAFRARFPDRLAVTVALSDEEVPDSLAAAYPRFVFARGFVHAVAGERMKTRFADIRAYVAGPPPMVDASLRLLLREARLAPSDIRYDKFS; translated from the coding sequence ATGACGATCGTCGTAAGCGCCAGGAACGGGGCACGCGAGTTCGAGTGCGACCCCGGAGAAAAGATCCTCCACGCCGGCCTTCGGAGTGGTCTCGAGCTGCCCTACGAGTGTGCCACGGGCACGTGCGGCACCTGCAAGGCTTGGCTCGTCAGTGGACGCGCCGAGAGCGAGTGGCCGGACGCCCCCGGCCGCCGCTATCTGAAGAGCGAGGGCGAGCTCCTCATGTGTCAGTGCGTGGCCCAGGGGGATTGCGCACTCGACGTCGGTATCCCCTTGAAGGAGCGCGAGACGGGCACCCCCGCCCCGCGCGCGCTCGGGGGAACCGTGCGCCGTCTGCGCCGGCTCACCCACGACGTCGCGGCCTTCGACATCGATCTCGAGGGTGCCCTCGACTTCGAGGCGGGGCAGTTCGCCCTCCTCACCGTGCCGGGAATCACCGGGGCGCGCGCCTATTCGATGGTCAACTTCGACCCTCTCGCCGAGCGCCTGTCGTTCGTGGTCAAGAAGAAGCCGGGGGGCGCGGTCAGCGAGTGGCTCTTCCGCGACGGCGTCGAGGGCACGCGCCTCGGCCTCTTCGCCCCCCTCGGGCACGCGACCTTCCACCCTGCCCTGCGCAAGCACGTGCTCTGCATCGCGGGGGGAAGCGGCATCGCCGGCATGATGTCGATTCTCTCCCTGGCCTGTCAGGGCGGGCACTTCGGCGACTGGGATGGTCATGTCTTCTTCGGCGTCCGCACGGCGCGCGACGGATTCTTCCTCGACGAGCTGGAAGCCTTTCGGGCGCGGTTCCCGGATCGGCTCGCGGTGACCGTCGCCCTCTCCGACGAGGAGGTTCCCGACTCGCTGGCCGCCGCCTATCCGAGATTCGTCTTCGCGCGGGGCTTCGTGCACGCGGTGGCCGGCGAGAGGATGAAAACCCGCTTCGCCGACATTCGAGCCTACGTGGCGGGGCCACCCCCGATGGTCGACGCGAGTCTGCGCCTGCTCCTGCGCGAGGCGCGGCTGGCGCCCTCCGATATCCGGTACGATAAGTTCAGCTGA
- a CDS encoding Rieske 2Fe-2S domain-containing protein: protein MGQYECHVFVCTSGETCPTQADTERFVKVLRDGARQAGKQSAVRINKAGCFSQCGHGPMIVIYPDDVWYGGVQESDLEEILTSHILGGRPVERLRYNPGVAGANKMSDDDIKRAAESRAPQPEVPTQPATWKRVCGRADVPANGMKQFSVDGVDVLMVNTGDAFVACQAICPHEAVPLEQGIHDGSTLTCMEHMWQFDLKTGAPLGDAQEGLKGYRLKEEQGDLYIALEG from the coding sequence ATGGGCCAGTACGAGTGTCACGTGTTCGTGTGCACGAGCGGGGAGACGTGCCCCACCCAGGCCGATACCGAGCGTTTCGTGAAGGTCCTGCGGGACGGGGCTCGTCAGGCGGGTAAGCAGAGCGCCGTGCGCATCAACAAGGCCGGCTGCTTCTCGCAGTGCGGCCACGGCCCCATGATCGTGATCTATCCCGATGACGTCTGGTATGGCGGGGTCCAGGAGTCCGATCTCGAGGAGATCCTCACCTCGCACATCCTGGGCGGACGACCCGTGGAGCGGCTTCGCTACAATCCGGGCGTCGCGGGGGCCAACAAGATGAGCGACGACGACATCAAGCGCGCGGCGGAAAGCCGGGCGCCCCAGCCGGAGGTGCCCACCCAGCCCGCGACCTGGAAGCGCGTGTGTGGACGCGCCGATGTCCCCGCCAACGGCATGAAGCAGTTCTCGGTGGACGGTGTCGATGTTCTCATGGTGAACACCGGCGATGCCTTCGTCGCCTGCCAGGCCATCTGCCCTCACGAAGCCGTCCCCCTCGAGCAGGGCATCCACGACGGCTCCACCCTGACCTGCATGGAGCACATGTGGCAGTTCGATCTCAAGACGGGGGCGCCCCTGGGCGACGCGCAGGAGGGGCTCAAGGGCTATCGGCTCAAAGAGGAGCAGGGCGACCTGTACATCGCGCTCGAAGGCTGA
- a CDS encoding cupin domain-containing protein — MALRVRRVITGHDKNGRAIVKIDELSENLFTGRPGATACNVWTTEGFPVNNDGEADESLRKVGTTLKRGTIFRIIEFAPGLAARNHRTDSIDYIVVISGEIDMELDDSLVHLQAGDVMVQRGTIHNWVNRGTAPCVLAVVLIDAKSVEAGGKVLPAVG, encoded by the coding sequence ATGGCGCTTCGGGTGCGGCGGGTCATCACGGGTCATGACAAGAACGGGCGAGCGATCGTCAAGATCGACGAGCTCTCGGAGAATCTCTTCACGGGCCGGCCGGGAGCGACGGCCTGTAACGTGTGGACCACGGAAGGCTTTCCCGTCAACAACGACGGCGAGGCCGACGAGAGCTTGCGCAAGGTCGGCACCACGCTGAAGCGCGGCACGATCTTCCGCATCATCGAGTTCGCGCCCGGTCTCGCCGCGCGCAACCACCGGACGGACTCCATTGACTACATCGTCGTCATCTCCGGCGAGATCGACATGGAGCTGGACGACTCTCTCGTCCATCTGCAGGCCGGGGACGTCATGGTGCAGCGGGGCACCATCCACAACTGGGTCAATCGCGGTACCGCGCCCTGCGTGCTCGCCGTCGTCCTCATCGACGCCAAATCCGTCGAGGCGGGCGGGAAAGTCTTGCCCGCCGTCGGCTAG
- a CDS encoding alpha/beta fold hydrolase has product MAVRTRGSGPDVVLFHGGMGCWQHWIRNIEPLATRFTVHALDHPSYGASASVPRETTGKEYLDLVHRLLAEMFPGDAPLRFAGFSFGGVIAANLARRLGSRVTHLCLVSPAGFPPRTFAERPTRSYREAGDDDRLFREICRHNLLVNMLSDPASVTEDTVDIQAYCVRHTRFNSRKVSGGGTLLDDLARLEGRLRVLWGVGDDSAFRPADVLIGQIREVVGNLDLHRIPRAGHWSAYENAGEVNRLMLEFFTR; this is encoded by the coding sequence ATGGCGGTGCGCACGAGGGGGAGCGGGCCCGACGTCGTGCTCTTTCACGGCGGGATGGGGTGCTGGCAGCACTGGATCCGAAACATCGAGCCCCTGGCCACCCGGTTCACCGTGCATGCCCTGGATCACCCGTCGTACGGCGCCTCGGCCTCGGTGCCGCGAGAGACGACGGGGAAAGAGTACCTGGATCTCGTCCACCGTCTCCTCGCGGAGATGTTCCCCGGGGATGCGCCGCTGCGCTTTGCCGGGTTCTCTTTCGGCGGGGTCATCGCGGCCAACCTGGCGCGCCGTCTTGGATCTCGGGTGACCCACCTGTGCCTCGTCTCTCCCGCCGGATTTCCGCCGCGCACCTTCGCCGAGCGGCCCACCCGCAGCTACCGGGAGGCGGGAGACGATGACCGGCTCTTCCGGGAGATTTGCCGCCACAACCTCCTCGTCAACATGCTGAGCGACCCGGCGAGCGTGACCGAGGACACCGTCGACATCCAGGCGTATTGCGTCCGCCACACCCGCTTCAATAGCCGAAAGGTCAGTGGGGGCGGAACCCTCCTCGACGATCTCGCCCGCCTCGAGGGTCGCCTTCGCGTGCTGTGGGGGGTGGGGGACGATTCAGCTTTTCGTCCCGCCGATGTCCTGATCGGGCAGATCCGCGAAGTGGTCGGGAACCTCGATCTCCATCGTATCCCCCGGGCCGGCCACTGGTCGGCCTATGAGAACGCCGGCGAGGTCAACCGGCTGATGCTCGAGTTCTTCACCCGATGA
- a CDS encoding dienelactone hydrolase family protein translates to MRVVARKLTLDEDGIPGYVAHPEGSGPRPGVMMVHHAHGVTADYKIDAYRLAALGFNVLVPSLFNMFGVPGPNHIGQGADLQAKHSDSEFLVKMDEAWHYLIERLKSDPARTACIGHCLGGRLLIPFAADHPQVRAIVLYYPSVRDEPETSHRPRHAFALAKTLKCASLVFCAGKDHIATPAIQGPLWQSFIGNGQLVEWHFFSDANHGFRHPDNDGFQPHYADLAWPLVTSFLERTV, encoded by the coding sequence ATGAGAGTGGTGGCGCGAAAGCTCACGCTGGACGAGGACGGCATCCCCGGCTACGTGGCGCATCCGGAAGGGAGCGGGCCTCGGCCCGGGGTGATGATGGTGCACCACGCCCATGGCGTCACCGCGGACTACAAGATCGACGCGTACCGGCTGGCCGCCCTCGGCTTCAACGTCCTCGTGCCCAGCCTCTTCAACATGTTCGGGGTGCCGGGACCGAATCACATCGGCCAGGGCGCCGACCTGCAGGCCAAGCACTCCGACAGCGAGTTTCTCGTGAAGATGGACGAGGCCTGGCACTACCTCATCGAGCGCCTGAAGTCAGACCCGGCCCGCACGGCGTGTATCGGGCATTGCCTGGGCGGCCGGCTCCTCATCCCCTTCGCGGCGGACCACCCTCAGGTGCGCGCCATCGTCCTCTACTACCCGTCCGTCCGCGATGAGCCCGAGACGTCGCACCGGCCGCGACATGCCTTCGCCCTCGCCAAGACGCTCAAGTGCGCCTCCCTGGTGTTCTGCGCGGGCAAGGACCATATCGCCACGCCCGCCATCCAGGGCCCGCTCTGGCAGAGCTTCATCGGCAACGGCCAGCTCGTGGAATGGCACTTCTTCTCAGACGCCAATCACGGCTTCCGCCATCCCGACAATGACGGCTTCCAGCCCCACTACGCCGACCTCGCCTGGCCGCTCGTGACGAGCTTCCTGGAGCGCACGGTGTGA